The following is a genomic window from bacterium.
CACCCGCTCCAGGAAGGCCAGGAATTCCATGTGCCGATGCCGCGGCTGGCAGTGGCCGATCACCGTCCCGTCCAGGACGTTGAGGGCCGCAAACAGGGTCGTGGTCCCATGGCGGACGTAGTCAGGGGTCTGGCGCGCCGGGATTCCCGGCCGCAGCGGCAGACTCGGCTGCGTCCGATCCAGGGCCTGGATCTGGCTTTTCTCGTCCACGCACAGCACCAGCGCCTTATCGGGCGGGTTGAGGTACAGCCCGACCACATCCCGCAGCTTGCGGACGAAGTGGGGATCGCGACTCAACTTGAAGGTCTCGGTGCGATGCGGCTGCAGGCCGTGCGCGTGCCAGATGCGCCGCACGGTGGCCTCGCTCACCCCCTGCGCACGCGCCATACTCCGCGTACTCCAATGCGTCGCAGCCCGCGGGGTGGTGTGCAGGGTGGCATTCACGATGGCCGCCACCTTCTGGGCCCCGATCCGCTTTCGGCGGCCCGGCCGGGGCGCATCTTTGAGCAGGCCCGCAACCCCCGCCTTTGCATACCGCCGACGCCACACCAGGACCGTCGGCCGCGTGACGCCCAACTGCTTGGCCAGACCCGCGTTCGACTGGCCTTCAGCAGCGCCCAGCACGATCCGGGCACGGAGAGCCACTTTCTGGGGGGTGTTGCGACCACGCACCAGGCCTTCCAGGAGGGCACGATCTTCAGGGGCAACGGCCAGAGCTTTGGCTGGTTTCCACATGGTACCAAGACCATAGCACGAACCGCCGTGATTGTATAGTTATTTACGACGCACTACACTAGGGCCTTTTCGGGCCTTCTCGGGCGGGTCGTGCCCAGCTATGATTGGATTCTAAATCCAAAATATTGACCGGTCAATACCCCGCGCGTATACTAAAAGTATGCGGGTAGCCCACCTGCGTGTCGGACGCGCGGCCCTCTCGCGCACGACCCTATCGCGTGAGGCCTACCGGGTACTCCGCTCGGCCATACTGGGCCGGCGCCTGCCTGCCGGGCAGAAGCTGGTAGTCCGCGTTCTGGCCGAGGACCTGGGCCTCTCCCCCACGCCGGTCAAAGAGGCGCTGGCGGCCCTCGAGCGCGAGGGGCTCGTGGTAGCCGTTCCCCACAGGGGATACCGCGTCCCAACCATCACGCCGCACGACATCGAGGAGCTGTACGCGCTGCGCGAGATCATGGAAGGGCTGGCCGCGGCTCTTGCTGCGCGGCAGGGGGGCGAGCGGTGCCGCGCACAGCTCGAGCGCCTGCTGGTCCGGCAGCAGGCGCGCGTTCAGGCCGGGGATGTTGAGGGCTACGGCGACCTGGATCTCGCGTTCCACCGGTGTCTGCGCGAGGCATCGGGGAACGCGCGGCTATCCAGGGTGGCGGAGTCGTTCAACGGGCAGATCCGGCTGCTGATCAGCACCTCCGCGCAACTACCCGGTCGCCTGCCGGTGTCCCTGCAGGAGCACAAGGCGATCGTGCGGGCTGTGAAGGCCAAAGACCCCGCCGCCGCCGAGGCGGCGATGCGCCATCACGTCCAACAGGCCGGCGTCGCCATCATGGCGCACCTGAATGGCTCACCCCATTCGTCCCCAGGACCATCACCGCGGCCGCCGAAGTGAGAGCCTAGATAGGTCTAGGGGTAGGTCTAGGGGGGCGAGCGGATCATGGCTCAGCGCATAACCAGTCAGGGACGCACCGTCGAGATAGACGCCTCTTTCCGGGAGAGCCTCAAGCAGGAGGAGGTCTCGCAGTCTACGGGCGGGTCTTTCCGCAGCTACACGCTGTACCTATGGCTTCAGACCAAAGAGAGCCGGGCGATTGTCCGCCTGACGGATCGGTTGCGTAAGGCCGTCACGGACAGCGGGGTGCGCGATGGGTTCGCCCTGATCAGCGCGATGCACATCACCGCCGCGGTGTACGTGAACGATCATGAGACCGGAATCATGCAGGACATGATGGGGTTGCTCGACCATCTCGCACCCTTCCGGTCGGACTACCTCCATCACAGAACCGGCGAGGACAACGCCGACGCCCACCTCAAGAGCCTTCTGCTGCATCATCAGGTGATCGTTCCGATCACCGGTGGAGACCTGGATTTGGGACCCTGGCAGGAAGTCTTCTACGCCGAGTTCGACGGGCAGCGCCGCAAGCGGGTGCTGGTCAAGATCATCGGCCTCGCGCAGAAGTAGAGGGACCACCCGGGCGGATAGTCTCCCTGCGGTTTGCGCTCCAGGAAACCATGTGGGGCAGGCGGTGTGACCGCCTGCCCCACATGTGATTCGTTGGTGCTACTCGACTAGGCGAACCGGGCCTCGGTCGGCAGGTACTGGTCGTCGATCTCGGCGAACCTGGCCTCAGTCGGCAGCCACTGGTCGTCGATCTCGGCGAACCGGGCTTCGGTCGGCAGGTACTGGTCGTCGATCTCGGCGAACCTAGCTTCGGTCGGCAGGTACTGGTCGTCGATCTCGGCGAACCTGGCCTCGGTGGGCAGGTACTGGTCGTCGGTCTGGGCGAAGCGAGCTTCTGTCGGCAGCCAGTACGCGGATCCCGCGATGAGCGCAACTCCCGTTACCAGGGCAATCAGGGTCTTCTTCATTTTCGTTTCCTCCTTGAGTTTGTGGTTCTGAATTTCTTCCTGACCCCATTACACTGCTTCCACGCTTTCCGCACATCACACCAATGGCCGGTTGGCGGCTCCGACCTTCGGCGGATGGTATCGGTCGGCAGTAAGATGGGGCTGTGCCGGCGGTGGGGCGGCTTAGCGTCATCGGGTCAGGCCTGTTTCCCCGTGCAGCGAACCGCCGGTTTTGGGCATAGGTGGAGCAGGAGAAGTCATGGCCCGCATCTTCATCATCGAGGACGACCCCACCATCGCGGACCTGCTGAAGGTCGCCCTGCAGCACGAGGGGCACGAAGTACGCCTGGAGCCACGCGGCGATCTCGCGCCCCTCGATGAAGGGTACGACCTGGTCCTTCTCGACCTGACGCTGCCGGATGTCGACGGGCTCGATCTGGCGCGCCGGATCCGTGGGGCCTACGATCTGCCCATCATCATGGTGACGGCGCGGGGGGAGGTCCAGGACAAGGTTGCCGGGTTTTCCGTCGGTGCCGACGACTACGTAACGAAGCCCTTCAACTTTGCCGAACTGGCCGCGCGCGTCCGCGCCGTCCTCAAGCGCGCGGGTAGTGTCGTCGGCCGGCTGCAGGTCGGTCCCCTAGTCCTGGATGCGGAGACGCGCCAGGCCTGGTGGCATGAGCGCGCCTTTGACCTGTCGCCTAGGGAGTTCGACCTGCTTACGGCGCTGATGCGTAGGCCGGGGCGCGTCTTCACTCGCGAAGAGCTGCTGGACCGCGTCTGGGGCTTTGACTTCGAGGGCGAGAGCAACGTTCTGGAAGCAACCATCCGCCGCCTGCGGGAACGGCTCGGCGACAAGGAGCACCGTATCATCGCCACGGTGCGGGGTGTGGGCTACACGCTGAGGCTGCCATGACGCTACGCTGGAAGATTATGGCAACCTTCGTCCTCATCCTCGGCGTCATCGTGGTAGTGCTGAGCGCCGCGTATCATAGAGATCTGAACCGGTTCCTGCTCGACCACGCCCAGCGCACGCTGCGTGTCGAGGTCCAGCCCACGCTGGACGCCTATGCCAGCCGTCTGGCAGCCACGGGTCTGCCACTGGGTCTCCTGGTCCGCGAACTGGCCCGAGACCTGACCACGCCTGCGGCAACCGCGGTCGTGCTCGACGCCGCCGGGCGTGTCCTGGCGTCCGGCAACATCCTTTCCGAAAACCCTGACCCGTTGCCTCCAGACCCGGATGTGGTTGCGAAGGCAACACAGAGCGGCCGCGCCGTCTCGGTCGTCCAGCCCACCGGCAACGGGCGTCAGATGACCCTCTACATACCGCTGGCAGTTGCCGTGTCGGCGCCGCAGCGCGTCGCCGGTGTCGTGCAGCTCAACCGCCCGCTCGCAGACATAGACCGCTCTCTTGTTCTGGTGCGCCGGATTGTTATAGGCGCCGTCGCCGCGGCCCTGCTGGCCGGCAGCGTCCTGGCGCTCATGCTGGCCCGATACCTATCCGCGCCCCTGGAACGATTGGCAGCCACCTGCCGGGCGATTGCCGCCGGCGAGTGGGGGCGGCGCTCGGAGCTATCCCATGGTCGCGACGAGGTAGGACGGTTGGCGGCGTCCTTCGATGAGATGGTCCAGCGCCTGGAGGGGGCGTTTGCCATGCAGCATCGCTTCGCCGCCGACGCCGCTCACCAGATTAGGACGCCGCTAACCGCTTTGAGCGGCCATCTGGAGCTGCTGGAGCGAGGCGTCATTGCAGATCCTGAACGGGTCCGAG
Proteins encoded in this region:
- a CDS encoding secondary thiamine-phosphate synthase enzyme YjbQ, which produces MAQRITSQGRTVEIDASFRESLKQEEVSQSTGGSFRSYTLYLWLQTKESRAIVRLTDRLRKAVTDSGVRDGFALISAMHITAAVYVNDHETGIMQDMMGLLDHLAPFRSDYLHHRTGEDNADAHLKSLLLHHQVIVPITGGDLDLGPWQEVFYAEFDGQRRKRVLVKIIGLAQK
- a CDS encoding HAMP domain-containing sensor histidine kinase, whose translation is MTLRWKIMATFVLILGVIVVVLSAAYHRDLNRFLLDHAQRTLRVEVQPTLDAYASRLAATGLPLGLLVRELARDLTTPAATAVVLDAAGRVLASGNILSENPDPLPPDPDVVAKATQSGRAVSVVQPTGNGRQMTLYIPLAVAVSAPQRVAGVVQLNRPLADIDRSLVLVRRIVIGAVAAALLAGSVLALMLARYLSAPLERLAATCRAIAAGEWGRRSELSHGRDEVGRLAASFDEMVQRLEGAFAMQHRFAADAAHQIRTPLTALSGHLELLERGVIADPERVRASYQTMRQQMERLDLLVRKLVTLAVLDAGVPMRRLRIDLGALARAVAGDFGSVAGQRLRVVHHGAAWAEADQDQLREALSNLVDNAIKHAGPEATVTIEACPGRLSVRDDGPGIPPERLERIFDRFYRHSRTWEGSGLGLAIVRSIVDAHGGRVWAESAPGRGTAFHVELPVEP
- a CDS encoding response regulator transcription factor → MARIFIIEDDPTIADLLKVALQHEGHEVRLEPRGDLAPLDEGYDLVLLDLTLPDVDGLDLARRIRGAYDLPIIMVTARGEVQDKVAGFSVGADDYVTKPFNFAELAARVRAVLKRAGSVVGRLQVGPLVLDAETRQAWWHERAFDLSPREFDLLTALMRRPGRVFTREELLDRVWGFDFEGESNVLEATIRRLRERLGDKEHRIIATVRGVGYTLRLP
- a CDS encoding GntR family transcriptional regulator; protein product: MRVAHLRVGRAALSRTTLSREAYRVLRSAILGRRLPAGQKLVVRVLAEDLGLSPTPVKEALAALEREGLVVAVPHRGYRVPTITPHDIEELYALREIMEGLAAALAARQGGERCRAQLERLLVRQQARVQAGDVEGYGDLDLAFHRCLREASGNARLSRVAESFNGQIRLLISTSAQLPGRLPVSLQEHKAIVRAVKAKDPAAAEAAMRHHVQQAGVAIMAHLNGSPHSSPGPSPRPPK